A genomic region of Phragmites australis chromosome 2, lpPhrAust1.1, whole genome shotgun sequence contains the following coding sequences:
- the LOC133909246 gene encoding tubby-like F-box protein 3, giving the protein MSFRSIVRDVRDGFGSLSRRSFEVTLASIYGLTGNHKGKTQSSQHELNDSASITPESCWASLPPELLRDVIRRLESDESTWPSRKNVVCFAAVCRTWREMCKDIVLSPEFCGKLTFPVSLKQPGPRDGNTMIRCFIKRNRSKSTYHLYLCVSNVVTAENGKFLLSAKRHRKTTCTEYTISMDADISRSNRTYIGKLRSNFLGTKFLIYDTQPPYNEAVVPPVGRTSRRFNSTKVSPKLPSVSYNIAQVTYELNVLGTRGPRRMRCIMHSIPASSVEPGGVVPGQPEQIVPRAFEDSFRSTGSFSQSFRSTTSFSKSIMDRSMDFNSARFSDIAGGSMGGVEDGEIKERPLVLRNKPPRWHEQLQCWCLNFRGRVTIASVKNFQLIAATSLPPAGAPTPSQPGPSSDPDKVILQFGKVARDMFTMDYRYPLSAFQAFAICLSSFDTKLACE; this is encoded by the exons ATGTCATTTCGTAGCATAGTCCGTGATGTTAGGGATGGCTTCGGCAGCTTGTCAAGGCGGAGCTTTGAGGTGACCCTGGCAAGCATTTATGGCCTTACTGGAAATCACAAAGGGAAGACCCAGAGCTCACAGCATGAGCTCAACGACTCAGCTTCCATAACCCCAGAAAGCTGTTGGGCGAGCCTACCTCCTGAACTCCTCCGTGATGTCATACGGAGACTGGAGTCTGACGAGAGTACCTGGCCATCCCGGAAGAATGTCGTTTGCTTTGCAGCTGTTTGTAGGACATGGAGGGAAATGTGTAAAGATATCGTGTTGAGCCCAGAGTTTTGTGGGAAGCTTACCTTCCCCGTGTCTCTTAAGCAG CCTGGTCCTCGAGATGGAAATACAATGATTCGGTGTTTTATAAAGAGGAATAGGTCAAAATCCACCTATCATCTTTACCTGTGCGTTAGCAACG TTGTCACTGCAGAAAATGGGAAATTCCTTTTATCAGCTAAAAGACACCGCAAGACCACTTGCACAGAGTACACTATCTCAATGGATGCTGACATCTCAAGATCGAACAGAACATACATTGGGAAACTGAG GTCAAACTTCCTTGGCACAAAATTTTTAATTTATGATACACAGCCCCCTTATAATGAGGCTGTTGTTCCTCCTGTTGGAAGGACCAGCAGGAGGTTTAACTCCACGAAAGTCTCTCCAAAGTTGCCTTCTGTTAGTTACAACATAGCTCAGGTGACGTATGAGCTAAATGTCCTTGGCACTAGAGGTCCTAGGCGGATGCGTTGCATCATGCACTCCATACCTGCGTCGTCAGTGGAGCCAGGTGGCGTAGTGCCTGGCCAGCCTGAGCAAATTGTGCCTCGAGCATTTGAGGACTCATTTCGCAGCACCGGTTCCTTCTCGCAGTCATTCCGTAGCACTACCTCATTCTCCAAGTCCATCATGGACCGATCCATGGATTTCAACAGTGCTCGCTTCTCTGACATTGCTGGTGGGTCAATGGGTGGCGTCGAGGATGGTGAGATCAAGGAGAGACCATTGGTGCTCCGTAACAAGCCCCCCAGGTGGCATGAACAGCTGCAGTGCTGGTGCCTCAACTTCCGTGGCCGTGTGACGATTGCCTCGGTGAAGAATTTCCAGCTGATTGCTGCGACAAGCCTGCCACCTGCAGGTGCTCCAACCCCTTCGCAGCCTGGTCCATCATCAGATCCTGACAAGGTCATTCTTCAGTTTGGGAAAGTGGCAAGGGATATGTTCACAATGGACTATCGCTATCCTCTCTCGGCTTTCCAGGCATTCGCTATTTGTTTGAGCAGCTTTGATACAAAGTTGGCCTGTGAATAA